The window CATGCTTAAAATCCTCAAGGCCAGGTCGGTGACATCATTGGCTCGCTGCAGAATGGGGGCGTTGGATGCCTGAACCAAATAGAGTATACCCTGCAGAGCATCCCTCAGAGGACCTCCTTCAGGCTGACTATGACTGGCACGTTTTTGGCTCTGTGTTGCGATGCTCGAACGCACAGTCGACCACGGAATCATCGAGACAGGCGCAGGGGGGTCGTGACCTGAAGCAGTATTGCTCCATTGTGTTTCTCCCGGAAGTGCATACATGGCAACGTCCAGAAAAAGGTCAACGCAACTTGCCCAGGGTGCGCCATCTTTTCTTCCGAGATATTCCACATGAGATGAACGTGCGAGGACGTGGGCCAAGGCCTTCACATAATCCTGGAGGAGCGGGGCCACAAAGTCGTCGTTGGGGCCGGGAAGAACTTGAGTAATGTGGTCTATAAAGGCGAGAATCGTCTTTCGCCCCAGTTTGGAAACACCTCGAGAGGCGGTGACCCTGACAGCAGCGGCGCATTTCGAAAGTCGCGAGCTGGCGCTGTTACGTTTGACCTGGCCCTTTCTCTTGTCGTAGAAGACTGGTTTCTCGCTCAATACAAGGCTGAATATGGCCTCAAATATTTCATGATAGCCTTTGTCTTCCAGGGCATTGCTGTGCACACCCTATTTGTTGGCATTTCTCAAGACAGGGAGTTGCTAGGGGGAAACACATACAGGCTGGCAGACGGATTCTTTAGAAGATGGGTCAAATCTTCCAAAGGATTAGTGCGAGTATCAAGCACTTCGGCAGCGAGTACATCTCACCATCTACAGCCTTTTCGCGGTCCCTGAGGGAGCCAGACTTGATATCTCCTGCAGTCGGTCAGCCAACTCAGCAAATGACGGTATGTGACGGGATGGGTCGGGACGGTGGTGAGTATGAAGGCGGAAAGGGTTACAGACTGGCAAGATTTTTAACAGTCGACAGGTGGGAGGACATCCTTATTCAAATGTGTCATGCTTCTCCAGAAAATTCACTTCGACGTTGCAGATAGTACGGCTGTGGGACGTTCACGAACGCGATTGCTGGGCCGTGACCGTGAGCTCTCATTTACGGGCCAATGCTTGCTTCCCTTACCGTTGGGACGAAAAAAGCAAGGGGACGGCGAGAATCAAATCAAATCAAATCAAATCCATACTTGGGTGACTCGAAAATAGAGGTCGCTCTGGTTTTCAACCCAACGTTGAAATTAAAGGGAACGTGGAGGCAGGTATGCTGCCAATGTGCGAGCACGCATGATGCATGGGAGTAGTTGGTCGTTGCCTCGTTGCCTGGACAGGTCAGTCAGTATTAGTGGGTGGGTGCTTTCGAGCTCTACATAAAATATTACTGGAGCTCCCAAAATAAATCCGGCAGAACTCTCACCGCCCGCGGAGTCTCGTGTTTGTCGTCAGCAGCATCCACGGCCTACATCGCAAGGATCCATCCAACAACTCGAGGCTTGCATTGTCGTTTGGCACATCAAATTGAACTTGGGGCCCCGACAACTTTTCCAAATCCTAAACGCAGCGGCAGCGCCTGGTGTCGCTCGCCGCAACACGCGTGACACCACCGTCCCGTCGCGACTGGGGCTTTTCTTCCTGTACCGTCCGGTCCACGATGCTGTAGCATCAAATCGCCAAATAATGGCCGAAATAACAACACTCGATGCCCTGCAGGCATTTCACCGGGAGCTTATCGCCCTGCACGGCGGTTATGGCAACGGTGTGGAGGGTCTGGCCAATGAGTTCCTCGTTCCCATCTTCTCGAGGGAGCTGGAAAAACTCTGGGAACGTCCAGCGAAAAATGAACAAAGCCGCAACATGGTGAAGTCCGGTACGACGAGAAGACGCGCGGGGTCCCGGGGAGCTCGCCACGCATTCATTTCTATTTTCATTTCTAATTTCGGCTACAGGAAAACTCTCCTTGGACGATAACGAATACACCATCAACGACATCTTTCAACAAGAcattctcctcctctccgacGAGATTGACATCGATGAGTTGGATGCAGCACGATGTCTGCTTGACTCCCAGGGCGACCCGTCTGTACTCGGACGGTCCCTCCTCGAATGCGGTATCGTGCGTTTTCATCAGCAGCGAAAGTATGTCCTGGATGCGTTAAGGCTGCTTCTCGAACTGTACtgtgccgaggacgaggccgaggaggatgccgacgccctcgaagCAATCAAGATGTTTATCGCAGAGCTCCTCTTTCAGCCAGCACCCGGGGGCGCGAAGAGATACGTGCCCAGGTGCATGTCCGCCATGTCACAGATCCGGCTTTGGCTGCAGAGGCTAGGCGACAagatcgccgccgtccaggcTCTAGACCAGGGGAGTCCGGTCGAGATGACGGAGCAGATGGAAACCGTCGAATTTTCCCGACTGAGCTTGATTCAGCAGCacgagctgctcgccgtTGCATTGACTCGTTTCATCGAGAAACAGCAAGCAGAGACGTCGGATTTTTTGATCTTTGTTTCGTCCCTGAAGAAAACAGAACGTTACGATACACTTCTTGGTGAGCTTAGGTCCGACTCTGCTACCAAAAATCTGCTGACCTTGCTCTCTCCAGTACACCTGATCCCTGCCATGGGCGCATACATCTCCGCCTTTggctcggccgagggcggctaTGATCTGATCAAGATTCGCGAGTTGAACACCACCTTGTTCCCACCTTTGGACGATTCCACTTGGCGCCTTCCACAACTAGGGGCCGCGTTCCGTGCCTGGTGGCTGGCAGAGTACAGCGGATTCTATTTGGACGAACCCCCTGAGGTTGCTGTACCTCCCTCTGCCGATCTCGACGCTGGTACGCTTGCCGTTTCGCCTCCGACGGACCCAATGCTAACGAAGAGGACAGAGGATCGCCAAAGGTCAAAAGACTTCCTCGACGCTCTGAAAGACGGCGCCTTCGACTTCATACTGTCTGTGGCCGGAGATGTCAAATCACCGGACTGGCACGACTCGGTTCGCCTTGGGATGCGAAACTGGCTGCAGAGGAAATCATCGGCTCTGCCTCGCGAGCCGATTCAGTTCTCAAACTTCTTCCAGGTTTCACTGACGACACAGATCGAAACTTTTGTCGACGCTTTCATCTCCAATCTTCCCGACATCCTCAGAAAGTTGcgggtggaggaggatgaaCAACGGCAGCTCAGCCAGGCGCACGAGCAAGATTTGGATTTGGAGCGCTTTTTGCTCATCATTGCCTATACGTACGAGGGTCGTCCCGAGGCCGCCACAAGTTTTTGGTCGGATCCGGACAGTAACCTGGCTGGATTCATGCACTGGGCTTCTCGAAGAGCGTCAACGCCACTTGTCACCGCTTTCTGCGAGATGCTGCAGGCAGTGGCCGACAACGAAGAGTGCGCCACGGCTGCGCATGTATTTCTGCTTGACGAGGGCCACCAATCTTCTGGCAAGATACGGAGGTCGCAGTCGTTGACCTGGAGCCAGATATTCAAGGAACTTGATTTCTTTTCCGACAAAATAAGACAGAAGCCCGCCGCCACACAGACTACCAGATACCGGGGCGCAAAGTCTAGCAGCGACCTGGTGGAAACGGAACCCGAGTCGGCCATGCTTCTCGAATGCTACTTGCGCCTCGTGACGAAGCTTGCGAGTGAGAGTGAAGTTGCCAGGGTTTTCCTTCTACAGAATCCGACGTACAATCTTGTTGACATGCTTTACGAGTTGGCCAGCAGCCCCATCCCGCCGCGGCTGCGGGGATGCGTTTTCATATCTTTGAAGGCCCTCATAAGCCGAAAGTCGACTCAGGAGAGTCATACGATGTGGGGTTGCCTGGAGACTTGGATCACTGGGGGTTATGCCCTCCCAGCTACCGGTACTCTGCGGCAATCGCAGGCAGCCCCCGTCGTGTCGACTGAGCGTATACTCGATGAGATGAGCAGTGGCTTCGAGGATCCCGTCTCGCTCATCCAGCTTCTACTGGCCCTCATCTCACCCGCGCGGGACAGCAGCCCTCTGAACGACTCCCTCCCATTTCCGGAGAACCTCGGGTCGAGCTCGCGATACCCTGGCATGGAGGTGTATGTCGACTACGTCATGGGGCTTGTGTTTGCCAATAAATCGCAGGAACTCCACGACAAGCACCAGATTCGAGTACTGCGGCTAAGTTGCCTCGAGTTCATCCTCACCTGCTTGTCAACCTTTAACGAGGACCTGatcgtcatcgccaacgAGACAAACATTACGATCGATTCCGTCATCTCCACGTCCGACCTCAAAACGTATGTGTGCAAGCACCCGTTTGCGAGGGTCATGGAATGGATGTCCAACGACAAGGTCATGACAGTGTTGTTCAACACCATCCACCAGGAGCCTGCAGACGTCGGCAATGCCGCGCCAGACTCGCCGATTATCCTTGGCATCTtgcgcgccgtcgaggtcatTTCCAAGGTCCTTGATCTCGAGGCGACCTATCATGAGTTGGTCAGACCACTCATCAAGCTGCAGTCCGGGCAGAGACGTCAGCCGGTTGCCAATGCTGCATACTCTTCCTTCCAGGACGGACTCGTTACAAGACTAAATCTTGTCGTGGACCTGGGCAATTACTGCGGAATTGGCCACCCCGATCTGACGTTGGCTTGCCTGAAGCTTCTTGAGAAGATGTCAACCTCGTCAAAGATTACGGCGACTTGGTCCGGTTCGGGTCGGTACGCGCACCGCAACAAAGCCATCGTGGCTCTCGAAGCAAACGGCGAGCATGAAGCGATCTCGCGGTCGTTCATGTCCGAGCTCATGGCACCGTTGGAGGCGCAGCGCGAGGCGAACTCTCCCAACTACATTACCAAGATCTACATTCTAGAGTTTTTGCTGCAGTGTCTACAGATGACGCCGCAAGAGCCAACAATCGCTCACTTGCTCTTAGGTTTCAAGTGCGGTGCAGACTCGCTGTCCGTGGACAGTGACGGATCCTTTATGGCTCAAACATCCCTCTTCCATTGCCTCGTGAGACTCCTTCTCGAGGTGCCCTCTAGCGACGCACAAGGGATGAGGCATTGGCTTCTTGCACTGAAGTCACGGGTCATGCGGATTCTGCACACACTCTGGAGCTCGTCGCTGTCGGCCCCGCTCGTCATCAATGAGCTTAGGGACAACGAATTCCTCTTCCACCTCCTAGTCCGCGAGACCGTCATCCAGCCCGATCTTCGGTGGGAGGGACAGGCGGTTGCCGTGGCAGACTTTCCCATGACCGACGGCGCTCCCACCCTTGTCGACTTTCTTGCACTGCGAAGCTTGACGCTCGAGTACATTGCCATGGAGCTTTGCATGATCTCGCAAGGCCGGATGCCGAGCGTCAAGAGGCGAATATACGACGCCCTGAACGGTCAAGTCGTGGGTGAGGGCAATCAGCCGATTCAAACGCCGACGGTGTTTGACCTGTATGATTTTCTGCTTCCCGACGGGATCTGGGACGTACGGCCGCCTCCGGTTCAGTACTACACGGACCTCGACCTCACCGTTTGCTCAGAGCGAGATGCGGATTCGAACGAAGTTTACAACATCGAGCGAGTGAAGGAAATGTTTCTCCTGAAACGAAGCGAGCAGCAGAGCCAAGGGGCCATCGTGGCCGTGCAGGATCTGGCATTTATCGAAAGAGAAGAGACGATGATTCTCGAATATCTCGTATCTTCCAGCAGGCAAAAGCAGATTGCCACGCAGTGTCTCGGCGTTCTCAAGTCGTGGACTAGGCTACTTCTCATCATGGTTGAGTGCAACGACTTTACGGGAACGTCGCAAACTTCCTTCTTCCTCCAGGCACTTCAGGCCATCCTCCCAAGCCTGGAGACGTTTGCATCAGACAGACCTGACGAAGCCTTTGAGTTGTCCAGGCTGGCTCGGGCGCTGCTGTTCAAGCTGGATCAGGATCAGgatccggcggcggcggcggcggtttcCGACGACAAGCAGAGCCAGGCGGTTGGCAACTTGATCAGCGACAAGCTGTACCAGCTCTTCCAGATGTGCCTCCAGGCAATCGGCAAGTGGTCGGGCACGCCGATGCTGAGATGCGTGTACTACGAAATCTGCTACCGATATCTCACAGGGACGTCGACGCAGGCGCGCTCGAGCCGGTCCAAGACGACAAAGACGATTCAAGTCTACGGTGAAAGGCTCATCAATGTCATCTGCGACGACGCATACAGCGGCGAAGCGACCTGCCAGGCCGCGGCATTCATTCTCCTCAACGCCTTCGTCCATGTTGGCCAGCTCGAGGGCGACAGCCACGTGATCGAGACGCTCAACAAGCTCAACTTTGTCGGCATCCTCGTGGATTCGCTCCGCGCCGTCATGCAGGAGTGGCACGACGCCTTTACATCAGGTCTGCCGCCACTGCCCGTCGTCCTTTTGACTCGTCACTCGCGGAGCCCAGCTCGCTAACATTCGCCAGGCCACGCGGATCAGCAAAACTTGCAGAacgcccgtctcgccctcctcctccagaTGGCTCAGTctcgcgccggcgccaaGTTTATTCTCTACGCCAACTTCTTCCGGGCCATCGAGACGTCGGGCCTTTTCACCGCCGACCCGGAGCTGCAGAGCAAGGCCGAGAACCCGAAGGCGCTGGAGCAGCATTATGACCTGCTCGCCAAGGTCACCCggatcgtcggcgccgctcTTCTGAGCCGCGGAAGCCACAACACGGTGCAGGGCCGAAAGTTCCTGACGGATCACCGCATGCTGGTGACGCACACGCTGAAGCGCAGCGCAGGTATCGGAGGCGGGGCCGCACATGAGGCGCTGGAGGAGAAGATTGGTGAACTTGCGGACGcgttcatcgtcgtcattgCTGCGACAGGATTCCTAGAGGTAGGTTTCAGTTCAACGGTGCCGCGTGGCGTAGACGATATTCGGAACCAGCAACGTGTTGACGATGATGCAGTTTGAGGCTGAAGCGACAGTCGAACCGGCCAAGCGCGACTACGTGTTGTTTCACTAGGCGCTTGCTCTGCACACCGGGGAGGTTGAGCGATGGACCGGCGAGGTCACGCTCGGACGGATGGCGTTGAGGCGAGTTTAATCTGACAACATTCGCGGTGCATTTGATATCGGTGCGAACTGGGATTGGGAAGAGGGGTTGGGGCAAGGCAGAGTTGGTTTCCCACATgacgcacaagtacttggggtGGATAGATGTGCAATTCGCCGGCGGTGGGTTGACATGAAGTAGACTCGGGCTCGCACGCTTCAGTACAGTTACTGAATTGACTGCTGCACAAACGTTCCGCTGTATTGCGGTCAAACGCTGTCCACAAATGCGGATAACAGCGGACGAAAATGCTCATTTGCTTCCCGCTCCATGGCCACGACCAATGCTTCGTATACAGCTCCAAGAATGCCGTATTGCATGCAAAGACGTCAGGACCTGGACACTGCTGTCGCCCCGGCACCAACCAACTTGAGCGCCAGCCGCTAGGCAATTTGCTCACGGCCTTTGTCAGGTTATTTGGTCGGCTTTTCGTTTGCCCTTTTTGGCTGCCGTCATGAGCTTGAGTTCCAAGGGCCAGAAGCCCTTGGTGGACCTGTTATAGGTAGGTCGAGCCTTCATGTCGATCTTGGCGCGACACATTGGGCATTTGCCTCTGGTCGTATCGACGTGAAGGGAAGAGTGCAGACACTGCTGACAGAAGAGATGCCCTTGACGTACATGTCAGTCATGCACTGGACTCGATTGGTCTGTCAAGAGGCGGAGAGCAACGTACCGCAATGAGTGACGGTCAAGGTGGTGACGTCGTCCATGCAAATTACGCATTGGAAAGCAGACAGCTTGACGCGGTTGTCCGTCGCTGGCTTCGTCAATTCCTCAGGCACCTCATTTGTGCTCGTTAGATCAATCGTCGCGAGCTCTCCGACATCCGCTTTCGACTTGGCGTGTTCGTTTTCCCCAAACAGGTCATCGTCGGACAGCAGGTCGGGGAGAGCTATGGCCGTCGATTCTTTGGATACCTTTGCCTTCGACGTCTCAGGACCCCGCCTTTTCTTGCAAGGGTGCGCACCAGGCGTTTGTGAGGACGGCATCTCGGGGAAAGGGCTATGCTGGGTTGGCGATATCCTGGGTTCGTCATCGACTTTGGTAGGGTCGAGTGCGTTTTGCGGTTCCCGAGCGCTCGTTGTCGAGCACAGGGTCGTGGATCTCGAAAGGGAGACGTTTGCCCTATCGTGGGCTGACGAGGGACTGTGTGGTGGAGGGGTCGAGGAGCGGAGGTTGGTGACGACGGGCTGGCGCACTTGACCCGGGACCTGATCTGGGCATGGATCGGCGCTGGCGAGCGGGTTTAGGAACGAGGGATAACTCGAGGGGGAAGAGAAGTCGCTTTCGGCAAGGGCGCTGAGGTGGTGCTCGTCGAGTGTGCAGCCTTCAACGCGTCCCGAGGGCAGGACAGAAAGGCCATCCGTCGGATTGTCACCCCCCCACTCGACGGTGAAGTCGACGTCGTTCCCGGGGTCGTCGGGAGGGAAACGGTTCCGTGTGCCCGGAGGTGTAGCGATGCTGAAGGCTTCGACTTGATCAGCCGTGCCGACAGCAGATGAAGAAGCGGAGGAGGGAAGAGTTGAAGGCGACAGGCGGACAGAGGGCGATCGTCGGGACCGTTCCTGCAGCGTCGGCGGAAGGGGCACGGGCGATGGCCAGGAGATTCTTTGTTCCGAGGAAGTACCTTCTGCACCCGGAAGTGCGTCAGAAGTTTGATGCGTACGTGattcgtcggccgcgaccaGGCTCGGCATCTTCATCGCCTTTGGCTTGGAAAGGAAGGGGGGAAATGGCGGAAGAGAACGGAGAAGGGGAGGACGCGGTATGATGGCCAGAACGAGACGCAACGGAAAGTGTGGATAACAGTGCCCGACGAAACTAGAAGAGTGCCCGCGGGAAGACGCCGCCGGAACGCTAGGCTGCTACCTGTTGGTCGACATTCAGGTGAAGGTAAGACGCGATGGCCGGCGTATGCTTTGCAGTATTAGCATTCTCTTTTGCCCTACATTGGATTGGAGTTGGCGGGCGGTGGCAACCTCCGTCGAGTGGCGTGGAGAGTTGTAGAGTGTTCCATGTTGGTAGTTGTCATCATTGTTTGGAACTCGGTTAGGTAATAAttccttgtacggagtacggagtaccgatGCTGGGATTGCGTGCTACCGCACCTAGACACTACTAGGAGGATCACGGACTAGACTGCCGCAAGTGCCTTCAGACATGCATTgtacagcacttacttactccgtgcaagtacttggtccAATAGATGAGATGACATGAGAAAGCGTCtgcgtaagtacagtacagcatcGGTTCGATACGATATACAGTATTGGTACAAGTGCggaaatacggagtacagtacgtcaATAACCCaacttaagtacggaggaatACAGTGCAGTATACTAGTATGGAGGGGGTccctactacggagtacttactgtacgtacttgcacatgtgcgGTTGCTAACAATTAGGTACAAGATCTGGTACGGAATACTCTTCTGGTGCTGGGTACTaaggtaccgagtactttCAAGGACAGTAACTTTCCGGTAgaacgtaagtactgtagtacaagtactcggtacgctTGGGtaggtgcctactaggtattcatgtacttgctgcacatcCAGCACCTTCTGTAGCAGTTTGGTGACTTGAACATCATGCCCGCGCTACATTTCGGCAAGCTCTTGACGAAGCGATCACTTGACTGGTAAAAACAATACCGTTACGAGTTTCCTAGGTAATGCCCACGGACCCTGTCATTGCTACATTACAAGTGTGGCACTCCAAGTACGAGAACGAATACCGTCACCTTGCAATATCAGGGGCTCATGTACCGCTCGATGGAGGGGAGAAATGCTGGGTACGGCAACGGTACCcaggtactaaggtaccgtaagtactaggtactgtacagtacggagtatacgaGGGCGACTGTGCAACCTTCTGACTCGCCCATGTTGGCGCAGCTTGGTTGAGAATACGCTGCCGTACCTGCACCCACTTTTACACCAACAGTTACtggcacatgtaagtactgtattgtacttgcacatgtacccgTAACTCCTGTGCAGTATTATTTGTGCggctgtacttgagtacaagtacggccGTGCAGTTCcattacagtaagtactcgcatGAGCAAAGTGCCGGAAAATGGTACCTGCACCGTGCACGATGGGCGCCCCCCCTCGCACCCCCGAAATTGGACCCTGATGACCTAATACTGCCATCCCTCCCAACGCTGGCTGCGAGGCAAAGAAAGCTCCTGCTGGGTCAGCTCACAGGCGCCTGCCCCTTCCTGCATCCAAGGGGACGGACAGGATCAACGACAGCAGCTCACAACAGGTTCGCACAATTCCCACCACTGCCTGCGCATAGTCGCCTCATCAGAATGACGCATCCTGTCATATGAATGCGCTCGTCCCCGCCGCTGGCCGTGTCCAGTGCGCATCGACCGCCGGCTTCGCTCGCTTGGCACGCCATCaagcccatcgtcgccgccacggaTGGAGATGCtgcctcgccaccctcgcgAGCAAGTCACCGGTAAAGAGGAGCGCCAGCCTTTCGAGTGAGCGGCTTCGCCCTCGATCCGCTTCCACGTCCTTGCTGACCTGCATCAGTTCCCTCCGAGGCCCGCTTCAACGAGATTGGCGTCCAGCAGCTGAGCGAGCACGTCTTCCGCCAAGTCTTCCCCGACGGGGTCAAGCCTGcgcccgaggagctcgtcaagcTGTCCAAGGACCACCTGCAAAGGCACCATCTGCTGGGGAAGAACACGGACGACGCGGCCCCGATCGCCTTCGACCTGCCCGACCTCCACGGCCGgaccctcgacgagcactTTCACAAGCTCGGCAGTGACTGCGCCGAGCCGCACCTGACGTACGCGAGGCAATTCGTCCGCGCGAGCGTGCCGCCGAAGCCCCGGAAGTGGGTGCGGCGAAGCGGATGGACCAAGTACCACCCGGACGGCCGGACCGAGGCGGTCGACGCGCCGGACGAGACGATGCTCTGCTTCGACACCGAAGCCATGTGGAAGGAGAGTCCCTtctccgtcatggcctgcGCGTCGAGCCCGACGGCTTGGTATGCTTGGCTGTCCCCCTGGCTGCTGGGCGAGACGACCAACGACCGGCAGCTCATCCCGCTCGGTGACGCCGCTCGGGATCGAatcatcgtcggccacaACGTCGGCTACGACCGGGCCAGGGTGCTGGAGGAGTACGACCTCAAGCAGTCGAGGAATGCCTTCATCGACACCATGTCCCTCcacgtcgccgtcaacggcATGTGCTCGCAGCAACGACCGACGTGGATGAGGCACAAGAAGAACCGCGAGCTCCGAGAGCGCGTCGCCCGCCAGACGCCCGACCACGAGCTCGCTGAACTCCTTGGCAATCGGAGCatgcaggaggaggaggagctgtGGGTCGAGAGGAGCTCCGTCAACTCGCTGCGGGACGTGGCCAAGTTTCACCTCAACGTGTCCATGGACAAGGCCGTCCGCGACGATTTCGCCGCGCTCGACCGCGCGTCGGTCCTGGCCAAGCTCGACACGCTGATGGACTactgcgccgccgacgtctccATCACCCACCGCGTCTACCAGACCGTCTTCCCCAACTTTGTCGACGTCTGCCCGCACCCCGTCAGCTTCGCGGCCCTGCGGCACCTCGCATCCGTCATCCTGCCCGTCAACGAGTCTTGGGATGCCTAcgtcgccaacgccgaggcCACCTACCACACGCTGTCCGACGCCGTCCAGGAGCGGCtggtcggcctcgccgacaaggcgCTGGCGATCAAGGATGAGCCGGACAGGTGGCAGACCGACCCGTGGCTGAAGCAGCTCGACTGGTCGGGTCAAGAAATCCGCATGgtcaagggcaagggcaagaaCGCCCCGCCGAGGCCTGCCGCTCGGCAGAAGAAGCCGGGCATGCCGCGGTGGTACAAGGATCTGTTTGCGAAGATCGACGCGCCCATGGCCATCAGCGTCCGGACGCGCATCGCACCCTTGCTCCTCAGGATGGCCTGGGACGGCAACCCGCTGGTCTGGTCCGACAAGTACGGCTGGGTGTTTGCCGTCCCGCGGGACGGCGCGACGAGGTACGCGGGCAAGCAGATGGTCGAGTGCCTCTTTGACGAGAGCGACCCTGCTCTCCAAGCGGACGGGGGCCATGCCTACTTTAAGCTGCCGCACAAGGATGGGCCGGCGGCCCGGTGCGCGAATCCGCTGGCCAAGGGGTACCTGGCCTACTTTGAGAACGGCACGCTCTCGTCCGAGTATCCCTACGCCAAGGCCGCGCTGGAGATGAACGCGTCCTGCTCGTACTGGATCAGCGCCCGCGACCGCATCATGTCGCAGATGGTCGTCTACGGCAAAGACCTGCCCTCGGCTCGTGGCGAGAAGCCAACGGGGCGGAAGGCGGCCGGCTCCGAGGGCTTCATCCTGCCGCAAGTCATCCCGATGGGAACCATCACCAGGAGAGCGGTGGAGAACACGTGGCTCACGGCGAGCAACGCGAAGCGGAACCGCGTCGGCTCGGAGCTCAAGGCCATGGTCCAGGCGCCAAAAGGCTACTGCTTTGTcggggccgacgtcgactcgGAGGAGCTGT of the Drechmeria coniospora strain ARSEF 6962 chromosome 01, whole genome shotgun sequence genome contains:
- a CDS encoding nuclear pore complex subunit Nup192, whose amino-acid sequence is MAEITTLDALQAFHRELIALHGGYGNGVEGLANEFLVPIFSRELEKLWERPAKNEQSRNMVKSGKLSLDDNEYTINDIFQQDILLLSDEIDIDELDAARCLLDSQGDPSVLGRSLLECGIVRFHQQRKYVLDALRLLLELYCAEDEAEEDADALEAIKMFIAELLFQPAPGGAKRYVPRCMSAMSQIRLWLQRLGDKIAAVQALDQGSPVEMTEQMETVEFSRLSLIQQHELLAVALTRFIEKQQAETSDFLIFVSSLKKTERYDTLLGELRSDSATKNLLTLLSPVHLIPAMGAYISAFGSAEGGYDLIKIRELNTTLFPPLDDSTWRLPQLGAAFRAWWLAEYSGFYLDEPPEVAVPPSADLDAGTLAVSPPTDPMLTKRTEDRQRSKDFLDALKDGAFDFILSVAGDVKSPDWHDSVRLGMRNWLQRKSSALPREPIQFSNFFQVSLTTQIETFVDAFISNLPDILRKLRVEEDEQRQLSQAHEQDLDLERFLLIIAYTYEGRPEAATSFWSDPDSNLAGFMHWASRRASTPLVTAFCEMLQAVADNEECATAAHVFLLDEGHQSSGKIRRSQSLTWSQIFKELDFFSDKIRQKPAATQTTRYRGAKSSSDLVETEPESAMLLECYLRLVTKLASESEVARVFLLQNPTYNLVDMLYELASSPIPPRLRGCVFISLKALISRKSTQESHTMWGCLETWITGGYALPATGTLRQSQAAPVVSTERILDEMSSGFEDPVSLIQLLLALISPARDSSPLNDSLPFPENLGSSSRYPGMEVYVDYVMGLVFANKSQELHDKHQIRVLRLSCLEFILTCLSTFNEDLIVIANETNITIDSVISTSDLKTYVCKHPFARVMEWMSNDKVMTVLFNTIHQEPADVGNAAPDSPIILGILRAVEVISKVLDLEATYHELVRPLIKLQSGQRRQPVANAAYSSFQDGLVTRLNLVVDLGNYCGIGHPDLTLACLKLLEKMSTSSKITATWSGSGRYAHRNKAIVALEANGEHEAISRSFMSELMAPLEAQREANSPNYITKIYILEFLLQCLQMTPQEPTIAHLLLGFKCGADSLSVDSDGSFMAQTSLFHCLVRLLLEVPSSDAQGMRHWLLALKSRVMRILHTLWSSSLSAPLVINELRDNEFLFHLLVRETVIQPDLRWEGQAVAVADFPMTDGAPTLVDFLALRSLTLEYIAMELCMISQGRMPSVKRRIYDALNGQVVGEGNQPIQTPTVFDLYDFLLPDGIWDVRPPPVQYYTDLDLTVCSERDADSNEVYNIERVKEMFLLKRSEQQSQGAIVAVQDLAFIEREETMILEYLVSSSRQKQIATQCLGVLKSWTRLLLIMVECNDFTGTSQTSFFLQALQAILPSLETFASDRPDEAFELSRLARALLFKLDQDQDPAAAAAVSDDKQSQAVGNLISDKLYQLFQMCLQAIGKWSGTPMLRCVYYEICYRYLTGTSTQARSSRSKTTKTIQVYGERLINVICDDAYSGEATCQAAAFILLNAFVHVGQLEGDSHVIETLNKLNFVGILVDSLRAVMQEWHDAFTSGHADQQNLQNARLALLLQMAQSRAGAKFILYANFFRAIETSGLFTADPELQSKAENPKALEQHYDLLAKVTRIVGAALLSRGSHNTVQGRKFLTDHRMLVTHTLKRSAGIGGGAAHEALEEKIGELADAFIVVIAATGFLEFEAEATVEPAKRDYVLFH
- a CDS encoding DNA polymerase family A — encoded protein: MNALVPAAGRVQCASTAGFARLARHQAHRRRHGWRCCLATLASKSPVKRSASLSIPSEARFNEIGVQQLSEHVFRQVFPDGVKPAPEELVKLSKDHLQRHHLLGKNTDDAAPIAFDLPDLHGRTLDEHFHKLGSDCAEPHLTYARQFVRASVPPKPRKWVRRSGWTKYHPDGRTEAVDAPDETMLCFDTEAMWKESPFSVMACASSPTAWYAWLSPWLLGETTNDRQLIPLGDAARDRIIVGHNVGYDRARVLEEYDLKQSRNAFIDTMSLHVAVNGMCSQQRPTWMRHKKNRELRERVARQTPDHELAELLGNRSMQEEEELWVERSSVNSLRDVAKFHLNVSMDKAVRDDFAALDRASVLAKLDTLMDYCAADVSITHRVYQTVFPNFVDVCPHPVSFAALRHLASVILPVNESWDAYVANAEATYHTLSDAVQERLVGLADKALAIKDEPDRWQTDPWLKQLDWSGQEIRMVKGKGKNAPPRPAARQKKPGMPRWYKDLFAKIDAPMAISVRTRIAPLLLRMAWDGNPLVWSDKYGWVFAVPRDGATRYAGKQMVECLFDESDPALQADGGHAYFKLPHKDGPAARCANPLAKGYLAYFENGTLSSEYPYAKAALEMNASCSYWISARDRIMSQMVVYGKDLPSARGEKPTGRKAAGSEGFILPQVIPMGTITRRAVENTWLTASNAKRNRVGSELKAMVQAPKGYCFVGADVDSEELWIASLIGDATFQLHGGNAVGFMTLEGTKAAGTDLHSRTAGILGISRNDAKVFNYGRIYGAGLKFAATLLRQFNPALSERETLEVASKLYASTKGAKTSRKTIHKRPFWRGGTESFVFNKLEEFAEQERPRTPVLGAGITEALMSRFIGKGGYLTSRINWAIQSSGVDYLHLLIVSMDYLIRRFNINARLAITVHDEIRYLVKDEDRYRAAMALQVANVWTRAMFAQQVGIDDLPQSCAFFSAVDIDHVLRKEVDMDCVTPSHPTAIPPGESLDMTALLDKGDDAVLDPRIVPDPRRAPKLEGIEYTPRVPVMQALRDESACRLAFIRAQVSNDDDELKDIVREAKKAEAAAAAPREKPASKKSPRGTLPYRAQPQLVPMDEPLSVAEAMGAHYGSGYHGKNKWSWPSSARGSRPASRV